In one window of Streptomyces griseus subsp. griseus DNA:
- a CDS encoding MCE family protein, whose protein sequence is MRRTRIIGIGAGLAVVAVAATTGVSALQEDSRTTVTAYFEQATGVYAGSDLRILGVRVGTVESVTPEGKEVKVVLRLDEDIKVPEDAHAVVVAPSLVADRYIQLAPAYDGGPLLTDGAELPAARNATPVEVDQLYASITEITTALGPNGANADGALARLLETGAKNLDGNGKAIGDSVEQFGKAAKTLDRSSGDLFDTLAYLQSFTTMLKENDSEVRTAEQQLNSVTSFLADDKKNLSAALKELGTALGQVKTFIAKNRGALKKNVDALVPITQALVDQRASLAEAMDTLPLAAGNVLNAYDPANRTLNGRANLNELSMGGPLVDPDAAAGPPPGLAPVDANRRKALPVLPLPEVGTVFGTPEKQPVKRKPGEQKGADR, encoded by the coding sequence ATGAGACGTACACGCATCATCGGCATCGGCGCCGGACTCGCGGTCGTCGCCGTGGCCGCCACCACCGGGGTGAGCGCCCTCCAGGAGGACTCCAGGACCACCGTCACCGCCTACTTCGAACAGGCGACGGGCGTCTACGCCGGGTCCGACCTGCGCATCCTCGGCGTCCGGGTCGGCACGGTCGAGTCCGTCACCCCCGAGGGCAAGGAGGTCAAGGTCGTCCTCCGCCTGGACGAGGACATCAAGGTGCCCGAGGACGCCCACGCGGTCGTCGTCGCCCCCAGCCTCGTCGCCGACCGGTACATCCAGCTCGCCCCGGCCTACGACGGCGGACCGCTCCTCACGGACGGCGCCGAACTGCCCGCCGCCCGCAACGCCACCCCCGTGGAGGTCGACCAGCTGTACGCCTCCATCACCGAGATCACCACGGCGCTCGGCCCGAACGGGGCCAACGCCGACGGGGCGCTGGCCCGGCTCCTGGAGACCGGGGCGAAGAATCTGGACGGCAACGGCAAGGCCATCGGCGACTCCGTCGAACAGTTCGGCAAGGCCGCCAAGACGCTGGACAGGAGCAGCGGCGACCTCTTCGACACCCTGGCCTACCTCCAGTCCTTCACCACCATGCTGAAGGAGAACGACAGCGAGGTCCGCACCGCCGAGCAGCAGCTCAACTCGGTCACCTCGTTCCTCGCGGACGACAAGAAGAACCTCAGTGCGGCACTCAAGGAGCTGGGCACCGCACTCGGCCAGGTGAAGACGTTCATCGCCAAGAACCGGGGCGCGCTGAAGAAGAACGTCGACGCCCTGGTCCCCATCACCCAGGCCCTGGTCGACCAACGTGCCTCGCTGGCCGAGGCGATGGACACACTGCCGCTGGCGGCGGGCAACGTCCTGAACGCGTACGACCCCGCCAACCGGACCCTCAACGGCCGGGCCAACCTCAACGAACTGTCCATGGGCGGCCCCCTCGTCGACCCGGACGCGGCCGCCGGCCCGCCGCCCGGCCTCGCACCCGTCGACGCGAACCGCCGGAAGGCGCTGCCCGTCCTGCCGCTGCCGGAGGTCGGGACGGTCTTCGGCACGCCGGAGAAGCAGCCGGTGAAGCGGAAGCCGGGCGAGCAGAAGGGAGCGGACCGATGA